In bacterium, a genomic segment contains:
- a CDS encoding PorT family protein, whose product MTRTIAIVALTILFAATAFAADGKLSYGVKLGLNMANQKIDPTPSGVTVKGRTGFGVGAIINYSMNEKMAIRTDILYLQKGSKMEATGYSGESNFTYLAIEPFWTYKFSEWSCKLNSKMASAFFQVGPEIGLCLSAKDKDDKDITGKKSTEIGLNVGVGINMPMGKGYLSPELRYNMGLTSAAENGGTKATNNGIGIMFGYMF is encoded by the coding sequence ATGACCCGCACAATTGCAATCGTTGCACTTACCATTCTATTCGCTGCCACCGCATTTGCTGCTGACGGCAAACTCAGTTACGGTGTCAAACTCGGCTTGAACATGGCTAACCAAAAAATCGACCCGACTCCATCAGGCGTAACTGTTAAAGGTCGTACCGGTTTTGGCGTAGGCGCTATCATCAATTATTCGATGAATGAGAAGATGGCGATTCGCACAGATATCCTCTATCTCCAAAAAGGTTCCAAGATGGAAGCGACTGGATATAGTGGTGAAAGTAATTTCACGTATCTTGCGATTGAACCGTTCTGGACCTATAAGTTTTCCGAATGGTCTTGCAAACTCAATTCTAAGATGGCAAGTGCATTCTTTCAAGTCGGACCAGAAATCGGTCTCTGCTTAAGTGCAAAAGACAAGGATGATAAGGATATTACCGGCAAGAAGAGCACAGAAATTGGTTTGAATGTAGGCGTCGGGATCAATATGCCAATGGGCAAAGGATACCTCTCCCCGGAACTTCGCTATAACATGGGTCTTACCAGTGCAGCGGAAAATGGCGGAACCAAGGCAACGAACAACGGTATCGGTATCATGTTCGGTTA